The following are encoded together in the Lathyrus oleraceus cultivar Zhongwan6 chromosome 3, CAAS_Psat_ZW6_1.0, whole genome shotgun sequence genome:
- the LOC127128579 gene encoding phosphate transporter PHO1 homolog 9, protein MKFGKEFVSQMVPEWQEAYMNYNSLKTILKDISKFKNQNKSKSPMASTPKGSLRRRLTLYRAFSGLNVTQRFSPNKSEDEVILFHSQEDEDSKGLYQTMFLKSSEDGTERDLEFFKKLDFEFNKVNVFYNKMVKEVVEEAEELSKQMNVLIAFRIKVDKIGFENLHSNETSSSSSIMHHVNDAQHGDSNVHMDVIQEIEMSNESQLNDEDRNYVPQTISKSSIQGFRPASLDILDHVKINMNTPETPVSTIKGLLISSKTDQAFNKKELKKADILLSKALKEFYHKLRLLKKYSFLNLLAFSKIMKKYDKVSSRNASKDYLKMVDSSCVGSSDEVNRLMDRVERAFIKHFANGNHRKGMNTLRPTTKRERHRTTFLLGLFSGAAIALIVALSTLIQARNILYSEGRIKYMDNIFPLYSLFGYIVLHMIMYSANVYLWRRFKINYPFIFGFKEGNELGYRQVFLLSSGLAVLSLAAVLSNLDMEMDQRTKTFSAFTELVPLGLVMAVLVITFCPFNVIYKSSRFFLIRCAFHSICAPLYKVTFPDNFLADQLTSQVQAYRSLEFYVCYYFWGDFTTRSNKCSGNGVYKTFYLVVAIIPFWIRFLQCLRRLLEEGNTMHGLNGLKYVSTIVAVAMRTISSEFREGAVWKILAASSSGIATIVNTYWDIVMDWGLLERNSRNPWLRDKLSVPYKSVYFAAMVLNVILRLAWMQSVIGIKDAPFLHRTALTAIMACLEILRRGIWNFFRLENEHLNNVGKYRAFKSVPLPFNYQDDDDEDSADT, encoded by the exons ATGAAGTTTGGAAAAGAATTTGTGTCACAAATGGTGCCGGAATGGCAAGAAGCATACATGAATTACAACTCACTCAAAACCATTCTAAAAGACATTTCAAAGTTCAAAAACCAAAACAAATCAAAGTCACCAATGGCATCAACACCAAAAGGATCATTGAGAAGAAGGTTAACTCTCTATAGAGCTTTTAGTGGTCTTAATGTTACTCAAAGATTTTCACCAAATAAGAGTGAAGATGAAGTTATACTTTTTCATTCacaagaagatgaagattcaAAAGGTTTGTATCAAACCATGTTTTTGAAGAGTTCTGAAGATGGAACAGAAAGAGATCTTGAGTTTTTTAAGAAACTTGATTTTGAGTTTAATAAGGTTAATGTGTTTTATAACAAGATGGTTAAGGAAGTTGTTGAGGAAGCTGAGGAGTTAAGTAAGCAAATGAATGTTCTTATTGCTTTTAGAATAAAAGTTGATAAGATTGGGTTTGAAAATCTTCATAGCAATGAAACTTCTTCTTCAAGTTCCATTATGCATCATGTAAATGATGCTCAACATG GAGACTCAAATGTACACATGGATGTGATTCAAGAAATTGAGATGAGCAATGAGAGTCAATTAAATGATGAAGATAGAAACTATGTGCCACAAACCATTTCTAAGAGTTCCATTCAGGGTTTTAGACCAGCTTCTTTAGATATTCTTGATCATGTGAAGATCAATATGAACACACCAGAAACTCCTGTATCAACCATAAAAGGGCTTTTAATAAGCTCAAAAACTGATCAAGCTTTTAACAAGAAAGAGCTTAAGAAAGCAGATATTCTACTTAGCAAAGCCTTAAAGGAATTCTATCATAAGCTCAGGCTTCTAAAAAAGTACAG CTTCTTAAACTTGTTGGCattctcaaaaatcatgaagAAGTATGATAAG GTGAGTTCAAGGAATGCATCAAAAGATTACCTAAAGATGGTGGATAGTTCTTGTGTTGGCAGCTCAGATGAGGTTAATAGGCTTATGGATCGGGTGGAACGTGCTTTCATTAAGCACTTTGCAAATGGAAATCATCGAAAAGGAATGAACACGTTGAGACCGACCACGAAAAGGGAGCGGCATAGAACAACATTCTTATTAG GACTATTTTCTGGGGCCGCAATCGCTCTCATTGTAGCGCTAAGTACACTCATACAAGCAAGAAATATTCTATATAGTGAAGGTAGAATCAAATATATGGATAACATATTTCCACTTTATAG TCTCTTCGGATACATCGTCTTGCATATGATCATGTACTCTGCGAACGTATACTTATGGAGGCGATTTAAAATCAACTATCCGTTTATATTTGGATTCAAAGAAGGAAATGAGTTAGGTTACAGACAAGTATTTCTTCTTAGCTCCGGCCTTGCCGTGCTTTCTTTGGCGGCTGTTCTCTCAAACTTAGATATGGAGATGGATCAAAGAACAAAAACTTTCTCAGCATTTACCGAATTAGTGCCATTAGGCCTTGTCATG GCTGTGCTCGTCATAACATTTTGTCCCTTCAATGTCATATATAAATCGAGTCGCTTCTTTCTTATTCGATGCGCATTTCATTCCATTTGTGCTCCTCTCTACAAG GTCACTTTTCCTGATAATTTCTTGGCAGATCAGCTTACCAGCCAG GTGCAAGCATATAGAAGTTTGGAATTCTACGTCTGCTACTATTTTTGGGGCGATTTCACGACGAGATCAAACAAGTGCTCCGGTAATGGAGTCTATAAAACATTTTATTTAGTCGTCGCTATTATTCCATTTTGGATCCGTTTTCTCCAG TGTCTTCGCCGATTACTTGAAGAAGGAAATACAATGCACGGACTCAACGGACTAAAATACGTCTCGACAATAGTTGCAGTTGCAATGAGGACTATTTCTAGTGAGTTTCGCGAAGGAGCTGTTTGGAAAATTCTTGCTGCAAGTTCATCAGGCATTGCAACAATTGTTAATACTTATTGGGATATTGTCATGGATTGGGGTTTGCTAGAAAGAAACTCGAGAAATCCATGGTTAAGAGATAAACTTTCTGTACCATACAAAAGTGTATATTTTGCTGCTATG GTGTTGAATGTTATACTGAGGCTTGCATGGATGCAATCTGTTATAGGCATTAAGGATGCTCCATTCCTTCACAGAACAGCTTTGACAGCGATTATGGCTTGTTTGGAGATTCTTCGGCGCGGAATATGGAATTTTTTCAG GTTGGAGAATGAACATTTGAACAATGTTGGAAAGTATAGAGCATTCAAATCAGTGCCTCTTCCTTTCAACTAtcaagatgatgatgatgaagacAGTGCAGATACATAG